The DNA segment GTTCAGGCGCTCGATAAACTCTCCCAGGGCCGACGCCAGTGCGCCTTCCTTGGTCGCGCCCTTGCCGTTGGTAAAGCACATCGGCGAATGGGCATCGCGGATATGCAACGACCAGACATTGGGCACGATATTGCGCCACGAGGCGATTTCAATCTTCATGCCCAGGCCCGCGAGAATGGCCGACATGTTGGCGATGGTCTGCTCCAGCGGCAGGTCCTTGCCCGCGATGAAGGTGCCCGCGTCTGACGCAGCCGCCGGCATCAGCAACGCCTGGGCGTCGGCGTCGAGGTTTTCCACCTCTTCGATAACAAACTCGGGCCCGGCCTGTACCACTTTCTTGACCGTGCAGCGGTCAATGGAGCGCAGGATGCCCTGGCGATCCTTGTCGGAAATATCCGCCGGCAACTCGACCTGAATCTTGAAGATCTGGTTGTAGCGGTTTTCCGGGTCGACAATATTGTTCTGCGACAGGCGGATATTGTCCGTGGGGATATTGCGCGTGCTGCAGTACAACTTCACAAAGTAAGCCGCACACAACGCCGACGAAGCCAGGAAGTAGTCGAACGGACCGGGGGCCGAGCCATCGCCCTTGTAGCGAATCGGCTGGTCGGCCACCACGGTGAAGTCATCGAACTTGGCTTCAAGCCGGAGGTTGTCGAGAAAATTGACCTTGATTTCCATGCGGGATTACCAGAATAGCGGAGCAAACGAATTGGCCGCCATTATCCGGCTTTTACGGCGCAAGTCTCCCCCTTACCCCAACAACCCCATCTCCTGCGCCCGCGCGACTGCCTGGGTGCGGCGCTCGACCCCCAGTTTGCTGTTGATATGACTGGCGTGGGTCTTGACGGTGTGCAGCGAGATAAACAGCTGGTTGCTGATTTCCTGGTTGGAGCACCCTTGGGCGATCAACTGCAGCACTGCCAGCTCACGGGCGCTCAAGGTTTCGCTGGAATGGCTGGTTTCGACTGGCTCGCGCGGGGCAACCGCCGGCAGCAGGGCCCAGAGGCTTTGCCGCATCAAATCGTTCGGCGCCTGGCCCAGTTGCTCGCGTACCCAGTCGGGATAACGTTCCAACAGGCGCTGGAAGGGTTGCAACGCGCCACCGCTGGCCATTTGCAAGGCGCGGGCAAACAGCGGCCGGGCTGACATTGCCTGGCCGTCATCCAGCAACAACAGCACGTGCTGGTTCAGGGCCATCACCGCGATCATCTGCTGGCCTTTGCCTTCGGCTTGCCGCGCCAACCCATCGAGTCGACGCCGGGCGCTTTCGCACTGGCCACGAATAGCATCCAGGGCCGCCTGTTGCAGTTCGATATGTTGCGCCAGGTGCGGATGAAACTCCGGGGCGGCGGCAGCCTGCTCGCCGTTATAGGTTTGCCCCAGGCGCACCAGCCAGGCATCGGCCAGGTCGGTACGGCCCTGGGCCAGCCACAACTCGCATTTGATCAGGGTGATCATGGCCAGGTAGTAGATCGGCGGCACGTCCCAGATATGCATCAAGCGCTCGGCTTCGGCCAGTTCGGCAAAGGCCTTGGGAAAATCGCCACGGCGCCCCTCAAGGTTGGCGATGACACAGTAGCCGATCAACACGCTGATATCCCGGCAGGCGCGGGCTTCGGCAAGCCCTGTACGCAAACGCAACAGGCCGGCCTCCGGCTGGCAACGCATCAGCAGCAGGAACCCTTCATACAACGACAGGCGTGCGCGCACCGCATACAGGCGCTGGGATGCCAGGCCCTGCAAGCGTTGCAGGCCCTCGCGCACCTCCTCCAGGGAACGCAGGATTTCCCCACGCGCCTGCAGCACCCGTGCCCGGTCGTAATGGGCCAGGGCCTCGAACAGCGGGTTGCCGACGCGTTGCGCCAGTTCCAGGGATTCGCGATTCAAGCCCCGCGCACGCCACAGGTCGGCGTCGACGATGGCCAGGTTCGACAAGGTCGACAGGCACATCAAACGCTGGCCGTAACGCTTGTGCGGCAGGCTTTCCAGGGCCTCTGTGCAATACAAGTGGGTCAGTTCCCGGTCGCCGCGCCCACGGGCGATGATGCCGCTGAGGGCCAGCCACTGGGCGAGCATCGACTTCTGCGCAGTGGCCGACGGTGCCGGCAGGAAGCGGCTGAGATGGCTGGACAACTCTTCCGCCGCATCCAACTGGCAAGCCAGCCCCAGCGCCCAGCTATAGAGCACGATCAAGCGCGGCGTGCTGATCAACAGGCTGTCGGGCAAGTCCATCTTCCAGCGCAGGAGCATGCCGACGTTCTGCTCGGCCAGCAGTTGTTCTTCGGACAGGTTCTGCACCAGATTCGCCGCCACATCCGGATGCCCGGCACGCAGTGCTTGCTCCACGGCCTCATCGAGCAAGCCCTGGGCGTTGAACCAGCGGCAGGCGCGCAGGTGCAGGCTGGCGGCCGGCAACATCGCATTTGGCGAGCGCCGGGTGCGCAGTAAATCGGAAAACAGGTGGTGATAACGGTACCAGTGGCCCTGCTCGTCCAGCGGCACCAGGAACACCTGATGGGCTTGCAGGTAGCGCAGGATTTCCGCGCTGTCATGGGCCTCGCGCACGGCATCGCACAACTCGCTGCAAAAACGCTCCTGGGAGGCCGTGTCGTAAAGGAAGGCCTGGACTTCCGGCGGCAGGCAGTCGATCACCTCTTCCAGCAGATAGTCACGGATCAGCCCCTCCCCACCATGCAGGCCCTGGGGCAAGTCGGCCTCGTTGCCGGCTTCGGAGGCCGCCAGCAACCAGAAACGCAGGCCGGCCACCCAGCCTTCGCTGCGACGGATCAGGTTGTCCAAGGCTTCACCGCGCAACGAGCTGCTATGACTCTCGAGCAAGGCCAGGGATTCGTCGTTGGTCAGGCGCAGGTCTTGTTCATGCAACTCCAGCAGATGCCGGGACAAACGCAACCGTGCCAAATGCCAGTCGGGACGCTGGCGGCTGGTGACCAGCACCAACAGGCCATCGGGCAAATGGTTGAGAAAGAATTGCAGGCAGCGATCCAGCACCGGGCCCTGGGCCAGGTGGTAGTCATCCAGCACCAGTAGTAACGGGGTACGTGTGGACAGGTGGACGGTCAATTCGTCGAGCAGGCCATCAAGCCACTCTTCAAAGGCAAACGGCTGATGGCGCTGGCGCATTTTCAACAAACCCAGGGCCTGGGTGCCGACCTGCGGGAAATACTGCTGCAAACCTTCCAGCAGGCGCTCAAGGAAGCGTCCCGGATCACTGTCCCGCGAACTGAGGCCCAGCCACAGGCTATGCCAGTGATCAGGCAGGCTTTGGCAGAACTCCACCGCCAGCGAGCTCTTGCCAAACCCGGCCGGCGCGCTGACCAGTAATAGACGCCCGTCCAGGCCGGCGCTCAAGCGCTCGCACAAACGCGGGCGCAGCACATAGCCATCGGGCAGCGGGGGTCGGTAGAAGCGCCCTTCCAGCGTGGGGATTATCGCACTGGCAGGCCCTTGGATTGGGGACAGATCAGTCATCGCCGGGCTCTTGTAGTAGGCTGTGGTCGGCATTGCAGATGTCCGCAGACTAGCGTTAAAAGCCGTCGCTTTGTAGATCTTTGCAACATTTGTCTGAAAAAGACTACAACAAGAAATAACCAACTATTTTCCGGATGCCCAAAAACAAATGTGGGGATGGGCTTGTGTGGGAGCGGACTTGCCCGCTCCCACACAAGCCCACCCCCACAGGTGCGGACTTGTCTAGCGCTGTTTAGCGAACACCATCCTGACGCAGAGCCGCCGGGGTGAAGTCGCTGGTGGTGGCAGTGAAGCCGAAGTCATAGGCCTGTTTCTCTTCGTTCTTCATGCCCAGGGCCAGGTAGCGGCCGGACTGCAGGTCGTAGAGGGTTTCGAGGGCGTACCACGGCACTTGCTTGTCGTAGTAGTTCTCGCCATGGGCTTCCGCTACACGCCACAGTTGGCCACGACCGTCGTAATGGTCGATCACCGCTGCTTGCCAGGTGTCTTCGTCGATGTAGAAGTCACGCTTGGCATAGATATGGCGCTGGCCTTCCTTCAAGGTGGCGACCACGTGCCAGACGCGGCGCAGTTCATAACGCGCCAGGTCCTGGTTGATGTGGCCGGCCTTGATGATGTCGGCGTACTTGAGCTTCGGATCGTCGAGTTTGTAGCTGTTGGAGGCGATGTAGATTTCCTTCTTGCCTTCCAGCTTCCAGTCGTAGCGATCCGGAGCGCCGTTGTACATGTCGAGGTTGTCGGAAGTCCGCAGGCCATCGGCGGCAGTCCCCGGCCCGTCATAGGACACTTGCGGCGCGCGGCGCACACGACGCTGGCCGGCGTTATAGACCCACGCGGCGCGCGGTTCCTTTACCTGGTCCAGGGTTTCGTGCACCAGCAATACACCACCGGCCAGACGCGCAGGAGCGGTCACTTTCTGCTTGAAGTAGAACAGGATGTTGCCCGGATTTGCCGGATCGTAATCCTTCATCTTGTCGCGGAACACGAACTGGTCCTGGAAGTACACCAGGCTGTACGAGCCGTTGGCCTGTGGCGTGGCCTGGGTTACCAGGCGTGTCACGCTGCCGCCGCGATAACGGGTGATGTGGTTCCAGATCACCTCGACCCCGCTTTTCGGGATTGGGAACGGAATCGCGGTTTCGAAGTTTTCCAGGCCGTTACCACCGCCTACCAGGTTGGTGCTGGTGGCGTTTTTCTTGATGGAGGCGAACACTTGCGCCGGCACGGTGGCACCGCGATGGGTGGTGTACACCGGCATCTTGAAGGTTTCAGGGTAGCGCTTGAACATCGCGTACTGCCCCGGCGCCAGCTTGTCTTTGTACTGCTCGACGTTCTGCGCGGTGATGATGAACTGCGGCTGCTCGCTGGCATACGGGTTGGCCAGGAAGCCTTTGGCGTCCACGGCGCCGGCGTTGGTTGGCAGGGCTTTCCAGGCAGGGATGGTGCCGGCAGCGTTGCCGGCCATTTCCGCGCCCATCGGGGTCAACGTGGTGCCCAGCTTGGCGGCTTCATCCGCCGAGACGGCCGCCATGACGCTGCTGGCCATGATCGACAGTCCCAGCACACCCACGTGCAACAGACTTTTGGTTATTTTCATGTTCTGGTCTTCCTGAAATGCAGTGTACTTAGAAGTTCGCGCCGAAACTCAGGGCCACGAAATCGCGGTCAACCGAGGTGTTGTAGTCGCCACCAAAGAAGTTGGTGTAGGCCAGGCTCGCCGTGTAGGTGTTCTGGTATTCCGCGTCCAGCCCCAGGCTCACCGCTTTGCGACCTTCTTCAAAGTTGCCGCCAGGACCTGGCGAGTAACCGTTCACATCATGGGACCACGCCACGTTAGGCTTGAGGTTCACGCCGGCGAAGACATCCGGGTATTCCCAGATTGCCCGGCCACGGTAGCCCCAGGAAGTGGCGGTAGTGAAGCCATCATTGTTGCAATTGGCAGTAAGGTTGCTGGCATCGGTGCCAGGTCCGGCACCGGCAATTGTTCCGCCGTTAAGCGTTGCACAAAGAGCGCCTTGCCCAGGGCCATACACCGGATCACGCCCGTAACGTGCTTTGTTACTGCTTTCCAGGCCACCGACGTGGGTCACGCCCACTTCACCGACCAACGTCAAGCGACTTGCTCCCATCACTTGATCGAAGAAGTGCGTAAAGGTCGTCTGGAACTGGGTAACTTCCTTACGCCGGTAGCCGTTCAGATCCTGGTCAGCAGAGCCTTTAAGTGGCGAAGCGTCCCCCAGGCCCAACAGCGGCGTTACGCCCGCATACAAAATATCGGTGGTATTGAGTTGCACTGGCGCATTCGGCCGATAGCTCAATTCACCACTCCAGGCGGTCCCTGTCGCCAGCGTGGTGGAGAAGCTCAAGCCATACAGCCGAATATCCTCCGGGTACTCGACAAAGTAGCTGGAGTTACCGGCCACAATGAGAGGACGCAACTGACTGGCGCCAGGTGTAAACGTCAATGCGTTAGCTGCTGCGTAGGTCGCAGCGGAGGCGCCCCTGGCGCTGAAAATCGGCGCACGGCTGTGATAGTTCATGAAATACGCGCCGAACTCAGTATCCAGCGGCTCAAAGTTGTAGTGCATCGCCACGCCGAACTGACCGCTATCACGTGCGTCGCGATCAGGGCCACGCTTGACCAGCACACCCTCCTCATTGATGTTCACGCCAAACGCGTTCATCAACGGCAAACCACCGCCCGCCGCGATCACTGAACGCTTGCTGAGCAAGCGCAAGTTATCGTTGCAGCCGTCAGCAATCACATCCGGCTGCGAGAAGAATGTCCCGCAGTTGTCGGTGATCGTCTGATCCCATTCCAACTGGTAGAACGCTTCTGCCGACAGGTTATCGGTCAAGGATTGCGACACGTAGAACATGTTGACCGGAATCAGGCCTTCCTTGATTTCGGCGCCCGGACGACGGAACGCAGACACGTCGATCGGGTTGACGGAGTTGATACCACCGCCAATGAAAGTACTTTCACCCCAGCTCACTACTTGCTTACCAAAACGCACCGAACCCGGCGCATCGGCAATGGAGTAGTTGTGGTAGATGAACGCATCGAGAATCTGCCCGCCGGAAGACTTGGCGCCCTCTTTGCGATTGTGGTCGCTGATGTCCTTGAACTCGCGGCCTTCATCCTTGAGTTCGAAGTCGTACCAGTATTTGCCACGCACGAATACACCGGTATCGCCGTACTTCAGTTCCAGGTCATGGATGCCCTTGAAGATCTTCGAGAACGTCTCCCCGCGCTTGAAGTTCAAGTGACCGTCATCGGAGGTCTGCGACAGCCCCTTGCCACCGTTGTTGACACCAATCAGGTCGCGATCGGGCTTGGCCGTGCTCCAGCTGGCCCCCACCGACAGGGACGAGTCGAAGCTGCCTTCGACCTCACCAATGTTGAAACTGACGCCGAATGCGGGCCCGGCGAGGGTCGAGGCAAGACTGACCGCCAGGGGTAATCTCGCCCGGCGCCAGAACTGATTTACTGAGGTCATCGACGCTACTCCATGTGCATTTTATTGTTATGGCAGTGAGCCTTTTCAAACACGCTTGTAACGGCCGGAATACAACGATTCCAATGCCAGACAGCCACCGGACCACCCAGGACCGCAGCGCCGCATCCTTGAAAAACTCTGGGAGGGACTATAGCCAGCAGGGGGTACCGCTTGATCCCTCTAAAGTGTGATTTGCATCACCAACCCGTCTGCGACAGCCCTTTCGCCATGTCAGCGAGGGCTGACGCAAAAGAGGATGGCTGAAATTCGGCAAATGACAAGGCGAAGGCTTGTAATAGAGCATTGCCGTGCCCGAACGGGCACGGCACAAGGGCTCAGAGCGTGGACAGGAAGGTGCTGTTATTGGCCTGCCATTCAATGATGTCGATACGGATACGTTTCTTGTCCAGCTTACCGACGCTGGTCTTGGGAATTTCCGTAACAATGGCAATCTGACTTGGAATTGCCCACTTGCTCAGGTGGCCCTGCTCGACATACGGCTTGAGGTGTTCCTTGAGTTCGCGGGCGCCAATCCCGTGGCCTTCACGGACCACCAACAGGGCAAACGGACGCTCGCCCCACTGCGGGTCGGCAATCCCGACCACCGCTACTTCGCGTACCGCCGGGTGACGGCTGACCAGGTCTTCAAGGGCCAGGGATGAAATCCACTCGCCGCCGGTCTTGATCACGTCCTTGATACGGTCGCGAATGTCGATCACACCGAAGGCATCGAGGGTGGCCACGTCGCCGGTGTGCATCCAGCCGCCTTCCCAGAGTTCGGCGCCCTTCTGCGGCTCGTTGAAATACCCCTCGCTGAGCCATGGCGCGCGCAGCACCAGTTCGCCCTGGGACTCGCCATCGGCCGGGAGGAAGTTGCCGTCCCCGTCGATGATCGCGGCTTCCACCAACGGCCCCGGCACACCGGCCTTGATCCGGTAGGTGGTGCGCTCGTCTTCGCTGCCGGCCATCAGTTCTTCGTTGAGGTGGGCACAGGACACCAGCGGGCCGGTCTCGGACATGCCATAGGCCGCTGTCAACTGGATGCCACGGGCCTTGGCTGCTTCATACAGCGAGCGGTTGAGGGCACTGCCGCCAATCACGATTTTCCACCCGCCAAAATCCACACCCTGGGCGGCCTTGGCGTTGAGCAGCATCTGCAGGATGGTCGGCACACAGTGGGAGAACGTGACCTTCTCTTTGCGCCACAACTCCACCAGGTATTCCGGGTCGTAGCGGCCGGGGTAGACCTGCTTGAGGCCGAGCATGGTCGCCACATATGGCAAGCCCCAGGCGTGGACGTGAAACATCGGCGTGATGGGCATGTACACATCGTTGGTGCCCAGCAGACGCACGCTGTCGACGCTGCCCATGATGGTCGCCACGCCGATGGTATGCAGCACCAGTTGGCGGTGGGTGAAATACACACCCTTGGGGTTACCGGTGGTACCGGTGGTGTAGAAGGTGGTAGCCACCGAATGCTCGTCGAAGTCCTCGAAGGTGTAGTGCGTGCTGGCAGCGGCCAATAGCGTTTCGTACTCGCCTACCAGGTTGGGCAGATCGGCGGTTTTCTCGTCGCCATCGGTCAGCAGCAGGGTTTTGTCGACGGTGGTCAATTGGCCGGCAATGGCCTGGTACAGGCCGACGAACTCGCTGTTGACCAGCACAAAGCGGTCCTCGGCGTGGTTCATCGTGTAGAGGATCTGCTCTGGCGACAGGCGCACGTTGATGGTGTGAATCACCGCGCCAATCATCGGAATGGCGAACATGCATTCCAGGTAACGGTGGCTGTCCCAGTCCATCACGGCCACGGTATCACCGGCCTTGACCCCGGCTGCGGTCAGCACATTGGCCAGGCGAGCGACGCGTTCAATCAGGGTGGGGTAGGTGTAGCGCAGCTTGTCGCGGTAGACGATTTCCCGGGTTTTCTCGTAGCGCGCACCCGACATCAACAGGCGCTTGATCAACAGCGGGTATTGGTAGGCGCCTTCGGCGGGCGGGATAACACGAGTCTGCAACATACGAATCCCTTTTTATGACTGCACGGTCTTGGCTAAAGGATTTGCACTGTAGAGACCTTGCACGCCGGCCAAATCAGCCGAAGGAATGATTTGCAGAGCCGGATGAATGCTAGCTTTGCGCCAGCATTCATTCAGCCAGCGGCACCTTTAGCGCTCGGTGAGGGCCACTTTCACACCAATGGCAATCAGCACCGCACCCATGCTCCGATCAAACCAATGGCCCATGCGCGCAAACCCGGCGCGCACGCGCTGTTGGCTGAACAACATGGCCACCATGCAGAACCACAGGGCGGTAGCCACGGCCAGGTACAGGCCATAACCGGCCTGGATTGCCAGCGGCGTGTGGGGGTTGATCACCACGGTGAACAGCGACAGGAAAAACAGCGTGGCCTTGGGGTTCAGGCCATTGGTCACAAAGCCCGAGGTAAAGGCGCCGCGGGCACTGCGCTCGCCCACTTCGCGGTGCAAGTCTTCTTCACTGGCAGGCTTGGCCGGCTGCGCCCGCAGGGCTTTGAAGCCGATATACAACAGGTAGGCCGCCGCCGCCCATTTCAAGGCGTTGAACAGCACGATGGACTGGGACACGATCAAACCGATACCGAGCAACGAGTAGCCAACGTGAAGGAAAATCGCCGAACCGACGCCCAACGCCGTCCAAGTGCCGGCACGCCGGCCATGGGTCACGCTCTCGCGTACCACCACGGCAAAGTCCGGCCCGGGGCTGGCCACGGCCAGCAGGTGAATCAACGCCACGGTCAAAAACTCGGTGAGGTACATGCACACTCCAAGAAGTAACTGATTATTTCATCTGGTAGGCTCGGCAGATTACGCCTTCGAACCCTGTCGCAAAAGGTACAGTTGATGACGAACAATCGCCGCGCCGTCTTCCTTGATCACCCTTCCCTGGACCAGGGGGACCTTGACCTCAGCGGGTTGCGGGAGACCTTCAGCGACTTGCAGTTGTGCGAACAGACCTCGGCCGATCAAGTGGTCGAGCGCCTGCAAGGCGCCCAGGTAGCGATCAGTAACAAGATCCTGATCAACGCCCAGACGATGGCCGCCTGCCCTGACCTGAAACTGATCCTGATCGCCGCCACCGGCACCAACAACGTCGACCTGGCCGCCGCCCGCACCCAGGGCATTACCGTGAGTAACTGCCAGGGTTACGGCACGCCGTCAGTGGCGCAACACACGATCATGCTGCTGCTCAACCTCGCCACGCGCCTGAAGGACTATCAAAAAGACGTCGATGCCGGGCTGTGGCAGCAAGCCAAGCAGTTCTGCCTGCTGGACTACCCGATTGTCGAGCTGGAAGGCAAAACCCTGGGTTTACTGGGCCATGGCGAACTGGGCGGCGCCGTCGCGCGTCTGGCTGAAGCCTTTGGCATGCGCGTAGTGCTGGGCGCCATCCCCGGTCGCCCGCCCCGCGCAGATCGGGTGCCACTGGACGAACTGCTGCCGCAGATCGACGCCCTGACCCTGCATTGCCCGCTCAACGAACATACGCGGCACTTTATCGGCGCCCGCGAACTGGCGCTGCTCAAGCCGGGCGCGTTCGTGGTCAACACCGCACGCGGTGGCCTGATTGATGAACAGGCCTTGGCAGACGCCCTGCGCGGCGGTCATCTGGGGGGCGCGGCCACCGATGTGCTGAGCGTCGAACCGCCGACCGCCGGCAACCCGCTGCTGGCGAGCGACATCCCACGGCTGATCATCACCCCACACAGTGCGTGGGGCAGTCGCGAAGCGCGGCAACGGATCGTCGGCCAATTGACCGAAAACGCCCGGGGCTTTTTCAGCGGAGCACCGCAGCGCGTCGTCAGTTGATAAACTGCGCTCCTTTTTCAGGGAGCAGACCATGGATCCGCGCAGTGAAGTACTGCTTCGTCAGGCCGAACTTTTTCAAGGCAATGTGTTACTGGCCGGCCTGCCCGCCGACGACCTGCTGGGCCGCCTGCCCAATGCCCATGGCTGGTGCTGGCATGCGGGCGATCAGGCGGCGCTGGATGCGCGGTTTGCCGAGCGCAGCCATTTCGGGGTGAATGTACCGCAGCGTGCCTTCGACACAGCCGTGGTATTCCTGCCCAAGTCCAAGGACCTCGCCGACTACATCCTCAAGGCTGTGGCGGCACGGCTGTCGGGCGCCGAGTTGTACCTGGTGGGCGAAAAACGCGGCGGCATCGAAAGCGCCGCCAAACAACTGAACGCCTTCGGCAAACCACGCAAGCTCGACAATGCGCGGCACTGCCAGCTGTGGCTGGCCACCGTGGCCGACGCCCCGGCAGCCCCCGACCTGGCAAGCCTGGCCGAGGTCTTTGAAGTGCCACTGGCCGACGGGCCGCTCAAGGTCGTCAGCTTGCCCGGCGTGTTCAGCCATGGCCGCCTGGATCGCGGCACCGCGCTTTTGCTCGAACACCTGGACAAGCTGCCCAGCGGTCATCTGCTGGACTTCGGCTGTGGCGCCGGCGTGCTCGGCGCGGCGGTCAAGCGGCGCTATCCGCACAACACCGTGACGCTGCTCGACGTGGACGCCTTCGCCACCGCCAGCAGTCGCCTGACCCTGGAGGCCAATGGCCTGGAAGGCGAAGTGCTGACCGGTGATGGCATCGACGCCGCGCCCATGGGCCTGGATGCGATTCTGAGCAACCCGCCGTTCCATGTCGGGGTGCATACGGATTATTTCGCTACGGAAAACCTGCTGCGAAAAGCACGCCAACATCTGAAAAACGGTGGCGAACTTCGGCTAGTTGCCAACAGCTTCCTGAAGTACCAACCACTGATCGAAGAGCATCTGGGCGTGTGCGCAGTCAAGGCCGAGGGCCAGGGTTTTCGCATCTACCGTGCCAAGCGCGGCTGACGGGCGTTTGAAAAAGAACGCTTGCCGAATGGATTTTGCCAAGGCAGAATCCGCTCCGTCCTAGGGGAGTAGTCTCCCACGAGCAACATGCTCGTCCGGCATACGTCAACATACTTGGTCAGCAGACCATGGCGTATGCGACCCAGGAGTCCGCACAGACGGACCGGGGTTTGACAAGACCTATGACACGCACACCTTACCCGGGGCGGGAAGGCTGTACGTGTCATAGCCGTGTCGACCCGCCCCTGGAAACCTACCTGATGCTGGATTCACTCCTCGTTCCTACCGCAATCGTTGCCTTGGCCGAAATCGGCGACAAGACGCAATTGCTCGCGCTCATCCTCGCCGCACGCTTTCGCAAACCCTGGCCGATCATCGCCGGCATCATCGCCGCGACCCTGGCCAACCACGCCGCCGCCGGTGCCGTGGGTGCCTGGTTTGGCAGTTTCTTCTCGGATGCGGTGTTGCACTGGATACTCGCTGCGAGCTTCTGCGCCACGGCCCTGTGGACCCTGGTGCCGGACAAGCTCGACGATGACGAGGCCAGTACTTCACGCAAGTTCGGGCCGTTCCTGACCACGCT comes from the Pseudomonas shahriarae genome and includes:
- a CDS encoding class I SAM-dependent methyltransferase, with amino-acid sequence MDPRSEVLLRQAELFQGNVLLAGLPADDLLGRLPNAHGWCWHAGDQAALDARFAERSHFGVNVPQRAFDTAVVFLPKSKDLADYILKAVAARLSGAELYLVGEKRGGIESAAKQLNAFGKPRKLDNARHCQLWLATVADAPAAPDLASLAEVFEVPLADGPLKVVSLPGVFSHGRLDRGTALLLEHLDKLPSGHLLDFGCGAGVLGAAVKRRYPHNTVTLLDVDAFATASSRLTLEANGLEGEVLTGDGIDAAPMGLDAILSNPPFHVGVHTDYFATENLLRKARQHLKNGGELRLVANSFLKYQPLIEEHLGVCAVKAEGQGFRIYRAKRG
- a CDS encoding TMEM165/GDT1 family protein, which encodes MLDSLLVPTAIVALAEIGDKTQLLALILAARFRKPWPIIAGIIAATLANHAAAGAVGAWFGSFFSDAVLHWILAASFCATALWTLVPDKLDDDEASTSRKFGPFLTTLIAFFIAEIGDKTQIATVMLAAQYPELWLVIIGTTLGMLIANVPVVLAGNFAAEKLPLTLIRRLAASAFFILALVAVYKAMQSSGWL